The DNA window CCCCTATAGTTCTCTTTGTGGAGAACGTGCTGACGGAGGTCAAAGGGCAGGCTGCCCTGGTTGCCATGGATGTGACAGGAAGTGTCACCCTCCAGCGTCTGCTCCCATTGGCTAGCCCCGGCCAGGTGGGGGAGGTGCTGGCTGAGCTTGGCGGAGAATCGGGGTCCGATTTTAAGACAGTGTCATGTGACAAATGTGGGGGTCATGTCTTGGAGAGCGCCCTCAGACAGATGCCCAGATGGAGACGTGAGTCTGATTGTGACCAGTCTGAAAACAATTCCTAGCACCTGAAATGTCAAGATATAATAGAATGACATGAAATAAATCTCCTTTATATTGTCTCTTAGAAAAGAGCTCATCAGAGGAGGAAAAGACAGCTACCACAGAAGGAGATTCCGAGACGGAAGGGGAGGATTGTGGGATACTAGAGGCCCAGGTTCTGTCCCTGTGTCACGTGGTGATGGAGCACTGTGCAGAGttcatcagacacacacacggctCCCACGTGGCCCGCACGCTCATACATGTACTGGCAGGCTGCCTTGGTCCAGCCCGCACCGACACAGCAcgcccaggtacacacacacacacacgcacacaattatccaaacacactcatacacacaataACTTGACTGTGTATTTTGTTCCAGGTGTAAAGGACAGGAATGTCACCACTCAGCTGACCTACTTTGAGGCGCCCACATCATTTTGGTGGGAACTAAAAACCCTGTCTACCTCCTTGATGGATAATGTCAATGGTAAGTCttctgtcatcaggctacagtaCATTGAAACCCCTCATTGCACTTCGCAGTACATCTTCGCAGTACATACTATTGGAGATGTTTCTTGCAAGCAAGTCACAATGGCATTACATGAtctatctctcctcttccatctctcccaTCAGTGTGTGTGACTGATGCAGTGGCTAGTACAGTGTTCCAGACCATGTTGACGGTGTGTCACAGAAACCGACCCAAGCTCTGCAAGCTGCTCACCAAAGGTATCGTGGAGTACCTGACATCACTCAGCTCTGCTCCTGGAGTCAGGTCAGTGAGATTTCCTCTAGACATTTGAATCAATGTATCTTTGCCCTTTTTTTATTAGGGCCcggacgataccagtattgcaATATATTTCCATgccaaaaatgaaaacacaaagtAAACTCTTtgtttaaaaacctgctgtatgtaaaatattgtgtgctgtaGCTGGGAAAAGAAATAAATGTGACTGGatgacatcataatgatgtttaaaacattagggctgttttcctaaagaagttaaatccactATGGGTTTGGTTTCCTTGCCACGATGCTAACGAGTATCGCtgtactggtatcgtcccggtcCTACTTTTTATACTTTTGGATATcttgtctttgtctctctttttgtctctttctcttAGTCCTCTCTTGGTCTTTCTGAAGGACCAGGCCTCTAGTCGGCTAATTGAAATAGTCCTCCAGTTATCCCACAAGGCCTTGCTCCGGGACCTCTATAAGAACCACCTCCAGGGTCAGCTAGTAACCCTGGCCATCCATCCAATCGCCAACTTCCCCATACAGAGACTGACAGCAGCCTCTACCAATTACAAAGTGGTATGCCAATATGTATACCCCCTATAGTTATTGCTGTGATTAAGTTTTTTTGTATGCATCATGGTTACTTAGTGTTATTCATACAGATACCATACTATTAGTCCTGAAATCCATAAGATGGTAAATACTGATGAATTTAATCTGTATTTATCAGGGTGCATGATAAAACAGAACAAAAGTTTACAATGACAGGGGTAACTCTACCTCCACTATTTgtctcttccttcctccctctctctctccacagttccTGAAGGTGTTTGATGAGTTAGccgagggtttggaggccatctTGGCAGCAGGTCACATGGGTGTGATCGTCCAGCTGACAGACAGCTGTGCAGAGCGggaggagaaacagggagagatgaTGCAACGCCTCCTTAATGCCTTTCACTGTGCTGAACCTGCCTCTCGACACACCGCCTGCCTGCCTCTTTTTCTGTCCCTGCTCACACACGAGGTGTACTACAGCTCAGAGGCAGCAGAGGGCAACACACAAACAGAGGTATTGGTCTCAAAGTCCCCAAATGAACTTGATGTTCTGAATACACCCACCCACCCTACTTTGGATCTGACACCAAGCATATTGTGTCTATCCATAAAAAGACCAACACTATCGTCTTTTGTATTCCCTCTTACCTCCCTAGCGCCCCCTATCCTCTATCTGTTACCATGGCTCGCGTCTGGTCCAGTCACTGGCCAAGTTCAAAGACCGCTCCCTGCTCCTGAACAGCCTACGCTCTCTGACCCCCGCTGACCACCTGACCCTGGGAACCGACCAATCAGGCAGCCACGTTCTGCAGCTCCTGGTGACATCCTCTAGCGATAAGGGGAGGGGAAAGATCCTGAGGAGACTGGAGGTAGTACTTGCTAAACAGAGTACTTCCTCTCATTGTTAGTCATGGTCCAAAGCTGACTGTTTTGTTGATCACGTTCTCACAGCAGTCCCCATATCTCCTAATCCCCTGCTTCCCTCTCCCTGCCATGTCCTTACTTGGCTCCCAGGGCCAGTATGTCCAGATGGCCTGCTCCAGGTATGGCAGCCGTGTGTTGGAGGCAGTCTGGAACAGCGCCACTGTCCCCCAGAGACAAAGCATCGCTAAGGAATTAGGTAATATCTACAGAAATGTGTTAGTGTTGCTGAAGTTAAGTTGTCACCCAAGAATGGGACTGCTAGTAGCTACTCACTAGTTTACTGGTTAGTATTGATTTCATTGTGTTGGGGGTTGTGGCAAGCATATAATCAAATTCTGTCTTAGGTTGGACCACATAGACcaacgtttcccaaactcggtcctggggaccccaaggggtgcatgttttggttatTGCCCTAAAATAATAAATTTGTcttcaagctttgattatttgaatcaactgtgtagtgctaGAGCAAAAAACCAAAGTGTGTACCAATTGGGGTTCCAgggccgagtttgggaaacgctgtttttagaccatgtgttttgtttttaaatgtcattcttgccctctctctttttctctctcagtgCCTTGTGAGACACAGCTTAGATCAGGCCAGTTTTCTCGTCACGTTTGGGCCAAATTTGCACTGACCCACTTTGTGAAGAGGAGGGCCCAGTGGCAGGAAGTGCAGACGGGCGAATCGAAGAAGAGGAAGCTCTTTAGTGACATTCTGGAGTGAGAAATTGTGCTGGGAATTGTCTATGGAATTTCAATGTGATTTTTCTACGCGATCAAATAAAAAGTATATAAACATCCACTCTTCATTTGTATGCATGGTTAGGAGTGATACTAAAGTACACTAATTTCCAAATCTCACATTAAGATTCACAGAAGTCATGCTTAATTGTATAGAATTGCAGTATGGATTTTCATACTA is part of the Salmo trutta chromosome 31, fSalTru1.1, whole genome shotgun sequence genome and encodes:
- the nop9 gene encoding nucleolar protein 9 isoform X1, whose amino-acid sequence is MLAKMEENNQWREAGLKRKYPEDRERMRGGVGERGDEDRNRGREAGEQGEGKRGGAGGRGSRGGRGGGEGGGAKKRLDALSVGYFRRVGERLSEGFTEDEERVLFVENVLTEVKGQAALVAMDVTGSVTLQRLLPLASPGQVGEVLAELGGESGSDFKTVSCDKCGGHVLESALRQMPRWRQKSSSEEEKTATTEGDSETEGEDCGILEAQVLSLCHVVMEHCAEFIRHTHGSHVARTLIHVLAGCLGPARTDTARPGVKDRNVTTQLTYFEAPTSFWWELKTLSTSLMDNVNVCVTDAVASTVFQTMLTVCHRNRPKLCKLLTKGIVEYLTSLSSAPGVSPLLVFLKDQASSRLIEIVLQLSHKALLRDLYKNHLQGQLVTLAIHPIANFPIQRLTAASTNYKVFLKVFDELAEGLEAILAAGHMGVIVQLTDSCAEREEKQGEMMQRLLNAFHCAEPASRHTACLPLFLSLLTHEVYYSSEAAEGNTQTERPLSSICYHGSRLVQSLAKFKDRSLLLNSLRSLTPADHLTLGTDQSGSHVLQLLVTSSSDKGRGKILRRLEGQYVQMACSRYGSRVLEAVWNSATVPQRQSIAKELVPCETQLRSGQFSRHVWAKFALTHFVKRRAQWQEVQTGESKKRKLFSDILE
- the nop9 gene encoding nucleolar protein 9 isoform X2; protein product: MSWRAPSDRCPDGDSSSEEEKTATTEGDSETEGEDCGILEAQVLSLCHVVMEHCAEFIRHTHGSHVARTLIHVLAGCLGPARTDTARPGVKDRNVTTQLTYFEAPTSFWWELKTLSTSLMDNVNVCVTDAVASTVFQTMLTVCHRNRPKLCKLLTKGIVEYLTSLSSAPGVSPLLVFLKDQASSRLIEIVLQLSHKALLRDLYKNHLQGQLVTLAIHPIANFPIQRLTAASTNYKVFLKVFDELAEGLEAILAAGHMGVIVQLTDSCAEREEKQGEMMQRLLNAFHCAEPASRHTACLPLFLSLLTHEVYYSSEAAEGNTQTERPLSSICYHGSRLVQSLAKFKDRSLLLNSLRSLTPADHLTLGTDQSGSHVLQLLVTSSSDKGRGKILRRLEGQYVQMACSRYGSRVLEAVWNSATVPQRQSIAKELVPCETQLRSGQFSRHVWAKFALTHFVKRRAQWQEVQTGESKKRKLFSDILE